From a region of the Paralichthys olivaceus isolate ysfri-2021 chromosome 4, ASM2471397v2, whole genome shotgun sequence genome:
- the LOC138407451 gene encoding gastrula zinc finger protein XlCGF26.1-like — protein sequence MEMSTIQSLRQFINERLHTAAEEILGCFEATVAKYEDEIDRQRRLLAVTLKPIVKLQRIEPPQQHVCIKEEFPADLLEKNPSSDQEEPEPPQIKEEQEEHGIVLEVEQLLLKQEDQDNLFLNSTFKESDHTEPEPSDHQLLSHNSAQRQEVKGGKNGNSQSVRTAEPASEEGHHVITTAKESKSQSNLACNNTMPKIMPNICKSKKVFQCDTCGKVFKANSLLKRHLRVHTGEKPFLCITCGKSFPFSSSLRDHMIRHTGEKPFSCETCGKSFPFRCKLQAHMRVHTGEKPFSCQTCGKSFPCRSNLHSHMKVHTREKPFSCQTCGKSFPFRSNLRVHMQIHKGKGLHLCTTCGKRFSCKSVLKTHLSVHTGEIPFSCKTCGKSFTSRGILQDHMQTDTGEKPFSCISCG from the exons ATGGAAATGTCTACAATCCAGAGTTTAAGACAGTTTATCAACGAGAGGTtacacactgctgctgaagaaatatTAGGATGTTTTGAAGCGACTGTCGCAAAGTACGAGGATGAGATCGATCGTCAGCGCAGACTGCTGGCTGTTACTTTGAAACCTATAGTAAAGCTGCAGAGAATAG AGCCTCCACAGCAACATGTCTGTATCAAGGAGGAGTTTCCTGCTGACCTGCTGGAGAAGAACCCCAGTTCAGACCAAGAGGAGCCAGAACCTCCACAGATTAAGGAGGAACAAGAGGAGCACGGCATCGTCCTGGAAGTAGAGCAGCTCCTACTGAAGCAGGAGGATCAAGATAACCTTTTTTTGAATTCTACGTTCAAGGAAAGTGACCACACTGAACCAGAACCAAGTGACCACCAGCTCCTCTCCCACAACTCAGCTCAGAGACAAGAGGTCAAAGGAGGCAAGAATGGAAACTCACAATCAGTTAGAACTGCGGAGCCGGCATCGGAAGAGGGACATCATGTCATCACAACAGCAAAGGAAAGCAAAAGTCAAAGTAACCTTGCATGTAACAATACCATGCCAAAGATTATGCCGAATATCTGCAAGAGTAAAAAGGTTTTCCAGTGTGACACTTGTGGAAAAGTCTTTAAGGCAAATTCACTGTTAAAAAGACATCTGAGAGTCCACACAGGTGAGAAACCATTTCTTTGCATCACCTGTGGAAAAAGTTTCCCATTTAGCAGTAGCCTGCGGGACCACATGATAAggcacacaggtgagaagcccTTTTCTTGCGAAACATGTGGAAAAAGTTTCCCATTTCGATGTAAGTTGCAGGCCCACATGAGAGtgcacacaggtgagaagccaTTTTCTTGCCAAACATGTGGGAAAAGTTTCCCATGTAGAAGTAACttgcattcacacatgaaaGTGCACACACGTGAGAAGCCATTTTCTTGCCAAACATGTGGAAAAAGTTTCCCATTTAGAAGTAACTTGCGGGTCCACATGCAAATTCACAAAGGTAAGGGGCTACATCTCTGCACCACCTGTGGGAAGAGATTCAGTTGCAAGTCAGtgctaaaaacacatttgagtgTCCACACAGGGGAGATACCTTTTTCTTGCAAAACTTGTGGGAAAAGTTTTACAAGTAGAGGTATCCTGCAGGaccacatgcaaacagacacaggtgaaaaaCCTTTTTCTTGCATTAGTTGTGGTTAA